The following proteins come from a genomic window of Trichoplusia ni isolate ovarian cell line Hi5 chromosome 16, tn1, whole genome shotgun sequence:
- the LOC113502184 gene encoding formin-like protein 13, whose product MNRVVILIVLLNCFQIYQVHSVRLPGPLVYVVTPSSRTPQNDEGRSAPFYYHKWMSRMDTPWNATDTISTTEKPKTPDLIFAEFESDNNHIKSIRKLLEKEKIQSKTTTTTTARPIYVPDEESNESSNYGLPKATTKKPQTVDMTDYFALSSNSYDSGPVYVPPKSPPIVQLPPVTTSTTPSTTTSQAPINDVQNIWHIIDNEKHNQFSQQWQEEPISSEQTIKEDKNEDQFASHEVQSNDDKMEDAAIDENFAIPGFGTNPGSGAENESRAIRTEPNFRFPYVDLKPFQMKNTKKSQFNSYSSGSKGHNMFNLDSFTEIKNPIRGEVQETGVPMRQPIDRYNPAQPYLPPQAPPAAPAVPSGPPPRPPPRPVNTVARLVPPPPPPPPSPVADDFPTPSTYDSFPPYAPAAPAPRPAVSSFMPSDDMDSDSPPSDNDGPPSDIGYRYKPPSAPSPPFAPTISPPSKPLMGYSYDKPSIMLGGKPPMADTGSKPDFDGYHYSKPEAPPSPPQDNGPNYGHHDEPPPSYKPEADYPELVFDKPPGMTGDHKGHDMGMMPPPPPQADAKPDHDSHGPPMDDHGFPHDFPGDLKFHHDFDEHDHDHYHYHHPTTTTTEMPRVNRYSYYYLGKKLYYLPLYFSVYFIVYVGALIIKAVLRHKITYPNSYRPNTNTATFFSKRSIESHLANENLHEITGRVTKAIAEAAEKYVDDRKKLQ is encoded by the exons ATGAATCGAGTTGTAATTCttatagttttgttaaattgttttcaaatataccAAGTGCATTCAGTAAGGTTGCCGGGACCTTTAGTGTACGTAGTAACACCGTCATCGCGAACCCCGCAGAACGATGAAGGCAGATCGGCGCCGTTCTACTACCACAAGTGGATGAGCAGGATGGATACACCATGGAACGCAACTGATACAATCTCAACAACAGAGAAGCCGAAAACGCCTGACTTAATATTTGCTGAATTTGAATCGGACAACAACCACATAAAATCAATTCGAAAacttttagaaaaagaaaaaatacaatctaaaaCGACTACGACCACTACTGCAAGACCTATTTATGTTCCTGACGAAGAATCGAACGAGTCTTCAAATTACGGTTTACCCAAAGCGACGACCAAGAAACCCCAGACTGTTGATATGACTGATTATTTCGCGCTAAGCAGCAATTCATACGATTCTGGGCCTGTGTATGTGCCTCCTAAATCACCACCAATTGTGCAATTGCCACCTGTAACTACAAGTACAACACCCTCGACTACAACTTCCCAGGCCCCAATCAATGACGTCCAAAATATATGGCATATCATCGACAATGAGAAGCACAATCAATTTTCTCAACAGTGGCAAGAGGAGCCCATCAGTTCTGAGCAAACTATTAAAGAAGACAAAAATGAGGACCAGTTTGCAAGTCATGAAGTTCAATCAAACGACGATAAAATGGAAGATGCAGCGATTGATGAAAACTTTGCTATACCTGG ATTCGGCACTAATCCTGGTAGCGGTGCCGAAAACGAATCCCGTGCAATACGTACCGAACCCAATTTTCGCTTTCCTTACGTAGATTTAAAAccatttcaaatgaaaaatacgaaAAAGTCTCAATTCAATTCATATTCCTCTGGTAGCAAGGGTCACAACATGTTCAATTTAGATAGTTTCACAGAGATAAAGAATCCAATTAGGGGCGAAGTACAAGAAACAGGAGTACCTATGCGCCAACCTATAGATAGATATAACCCAGCTCAGCCATACTTACCACCACAGGCCCCACCTGCTGCACCTGCAGTACCGTCAGGTCCGCCGCCACGTCCGCCGCCGCGTCCAGTAAACACAGTTGCAAGACTAGTACCCCCACCGCCCCCGCCGCCACCTTCTCCTGTTGCCGACGATTTCCCAACTCCAAGTACTTATGACTCATTTCCACCCTACGCACCTGCAGCGCCAGCGCCAAGGCCTGCGGTTTCATCATTCATGCCATCTGATGACATGGATTCTGACTCTCCTCCCAGTGACAACGACGGACCTCCATCAGACATTGGATACAGGTACAAACCACCTTCTGCTCCATCGCCACCATTTGCTCCCACGATCTCCCCGCCAAGTAAACCATTAATGGGGTATTCTTACGATAAACCATCAATAATGCTCGGTGGTAAGCCTCCGATGGCGGACACGGGAAGTAAACCAGACTTCGATGGTTATCACTACAGTAAACCTGAGGCACCACCTTCACCGCCACAAGACAATGGTCCAAATTATGGTCACCATGATGAGCCTCCACCTTCCTATAAGCCAGAAGCTGATTATCCAGAACTTGTATTTGACAAGCCACCAGGGATGACAGGAGACCATAAAGGGCATGATATGGGAATGATGCCACCGCCTCCACCACAAGCCGACGCCAAGCCCGACCATGATTCTCATGGACCACCAATGGATGACCACGGCTTTCCTCACGACTTTCCTGGAGATTTAAAGTTTCACCATGATTTCGATGAACACGATCAtgatcattatcattatcatcaccCCACCACGACGACCACTGAGATGCCTCGTGTGAACCGATACAGTTACTATTATTTAGGGAAAAAGTTGTATTACTTGCCTTTGTACTTTAGTGTatactttattgtttatgtCGGAGCACTGATTATTAAGGCAGTGTTACGTCATAAGATTACTTATCCTAACAGCTACAGACCCAATACAAACACAGCGACCTTTTTCTCAAAGAGGTCTATTGAGTCGCACCTCGCTAATGAGAATCTCCATGAGATAACTGGAAGAGTTACGAAGGCTATCGCTGAAGCGGCTGAAAAATATGTTGATGATCGTAAGAAGTTACAATAA